From the genome of Colias croceus chromosome 9, ilColCroc2.1, one region includes:
- the LOC123694489 gene encoding cytochrome c oxidase subunit 6B1-like: protein MCDQEFRTLRIDPRYPFQNQTRACYDNYCDYYKCTRLLGDVDDCKIFKRYFETICPNFWIEHWDELRGKGAFPGPI, encoded by the exons atgtgTGATCAAGAATTTAGAACGCTTCGAATCGATCCTAGATATCCTTTTCAAAATCAAACCAG AGCCTGCTACGATAATTACTGCGATTACTACAAATGTACACGACTTCTTGGAGATGTCGAtgattgtaaaattttcaagCGATATTTCGAAACAATCTGTCCCAATTTTTGGATTGAACACTGGGATGAATTGCGCGGGAAAGGAGCTTTCCCTGGCCCTATTTGA
- the LOC123694233 gene encoding oxysterol-binding protein-related protein 11 — protein MIKAASCLGSHRPLSGQLCKYTNVVKGWQQRWFTVDPETGVLSYYLFDGPGDTVQPGQPARGEAHLAGAVICPSDEDSKTFTINCASGDMLKLRATDARARQEWVNGLRAIAEVHTKAMGANPPLQPREQLAVHDAMASARQQLQTTELSDAALARCIESSDSPFPHTDPDLLLLKATSAASMQCLLQCLGILLRQQQYATATIKNSNNDNSH, from the exons ATGATCAAAGCGGCATCGTGTTTGGGTTCGCACCGGCCCTTATCGGGACAATTATGCAAATATACAAATGTGGTAAAGGGCTGGCAACAAAGGTGGTTCACGGTTGATCCAGAAACCGGAGTACTATCATATTATCTATTTGATGGGCCTGGAGACACTGTTCAGCCTGGACAACCTGCACGAGGAGAa GCACATCTAGCCGGCGCAGTGATATGTCCAAGCGATGAAGACTCCAAGACGTTCACAATTAACTGTGCGTCCGGTGATATGCTGAAACTGCGAGCCACTGATGCAAGAGCACGTCAAGAGTGGGTTAACGGTTTGAGGGCAATCGCTGAAGTCCATACTAAG GCAATGGGAGCAAACCCACCCCTACAACCTAGAGAGCAACTTGCTGTACATGATGCTATGGCTTCTGCTAGACAACAACTACAAACTACTGAATTAAG tGATGCAGCCCTAGCAAGATGCATTGAGTCATCTGATTCACCTTTCCCTCACACTGATCCAGACTTGTTACTTCTTAAG GCAACATCAGCAGCAAGCATGCAATGTCTCTTACAATGTCTAGGCATCTTACTTCGCCAGCAGCAATACGCGACAGCTACTATTAAGAATTCCAACAATGATAATAGTcactaa